The Hippocampus zosterae strain Florida chromosome 11, ASM2543408v3, whole genome shotgun sequence genome includes the window tttgttgaacaatagaCTTTCTGTATAAGTGCTGCTCAAGGTGACGGTGTCAAACAACATTTTCATCTTGTAGAAAACTTTCAGTGTTCTCTTTTTGTTCCCATAAGTGTATGTAGACGTCATACGACACCCGTCTCAAAAGACCTGCATCATTTGCACAGACATTCGATTCAAAATTCCACAACTTCAAAGGAAGAAAATCTGTAGTCATTTCTCGTCACgtatcccaatacttttgtccatttatTGGTATTCTCAGGTTGTCTTACCTGTAAGCAGGTACCATCTGTGCCAGGTCCTCCTTGTATTGCTCCAGCACGGCCCTCGCTGACAGGGGCTCGTCACGCCCCTCCAGGACAGCCAAGTGAATCAACATTTGGGTATGGAACGCCGCCCCGCTAGCCCAGAACCTCAAAGACCTGAACGTCCGAAAGTGTGTAAGTACAACAGCAACCAGTGATGGGGATCATCAAAGAAAAATACGTTGTGACTGTATTTAAGTAATTGTATATTCCTGACGTTTTATTTTGACTGCCTACATTTGAAAAGAGATTATTTGTACTTTCTGCTCTGTCAAAATAGgttggctgtttttttctgaaactcTGTCGATAAAGTAAATAGAGAGGGCTAAAAGTCAAGCGCTCTTGAAGATTTTGGGCTGTGGAAAAGGCCCTTTGGACACTTCACTTGGCTTTCCAGGTGTTCATATGTGGCATTACCACCAGTACGATGGAAAACCTTGGCTTTGCTTCCAATTAGGAGATGTGATGCAAGTGAAGCTTGTAGCTTTGCTGCGTTTAATTCAAACTAACATTTCTAGAGATAGTTTTCAATCACTTGGTCAGCATTTGTCTGTTGGAGTTTGAGAACAGGAGAATAAGCTATTcttgaaatgattttgttttagtTGGTTTGTTTTGGATATCTATCGCTAGCTTTCCCGTCTCCCTGTCACTCACACTGATGACCCTTTTTAGCCCTCAACTTAGAAAGTTGAAATATTTATAACATTTCTGAAATGTTTAGCCCTCAAAGTTGAAATATTTATAACATTTCTGAAATTAACTGAATCTTTCTATCTACCTATATATCCatctagctagcttgctaggtTGGGAGTATGgttgaaaactagcatttatgctaagtccggcgcatttacactgttgtgttgattaatgtgcactgtcccaaaTTCATTAAATCATTAATTCTTTCATTAATCAGTACCCAATTCAAACATCTCTCACCACACGAAGACAAGCAGAAGTGAGACTGATTGACCTCATGTCGCTGAATATTGTTTTTGACAGCTTGCCTCACTGTCCAACATTAGCCACAAGGCTAGATAGCGCTTACATTTAGTCGAATATTTCTGTCATGTATTTACGTTTAAGATAATACCACAGCAATTTtatctgtacttctacttaAGTATAGTGTGTGATaccggcatctttttttttttttttttaatgttgactcACTGTGAGTCGCAGTTCCCATCCACCAGAGAGATCTTAAGTTTGGTCAGTGTGATGCTAAGCTGGGCCTCCATTCTCAGAGAGTCCTGGAGGAGTCGTGTTTTATCAGCCAGGTTGATCCTGCAGCGTTTCAAGTACTCCTCCATGACTTCTTGGAGCTCCCGCACTCTCTATTGGAGatcatgtttcattttaattccATCCAAAGAGTTCCAAGATCATACATCACAACAAGGCTTAACCTGGCACGACGATGGACCGGTCGCCGTCTTTCCCGCCCGCGACAAGGATGTGACAAGCAGGTCCATTACCATGGTAACGGCAAGTCCCAGCAGTCCGGCGAGACGGGGTTCATCCGAGAATGATGATAGTCGTCCAATCAGATCCTTCAGGTAGGTGGGTGCCCTGCTCCTAATCTCCCCTTGCAGCTAGAAGAAGATGTTGATGGTATGGGTAATTAACTTGTACTACAACAGGAAGAAGGTTACAACTGCTCAGGGAGCTGCAGGATTGTTTTTTACAGAGGCTAAAGAATATATACCTTCCTTATTTATTTGGGGATGGCAACATCATCTACAGTGAATTTCTGAGGCACACAGGGGTAAATGAAAGATTGCtttctaatttttttaaaaatccgccACTGTCTCCTACTCTGTGGCATTTTTATCATTATCTTATGAATTATTTTGGTTTATATTGCAACTTTGGTCTTTACTATGCAAaacactttcacacacacattcaaaagcTTAGTCAGGgtaatatttttatgttttgtttttttctattgcTGTGATGAACCTGCAGCATTTGCGCCTGGAGGTGGGCCCCAGGTTCTTCGTTGGCCAACAGCAGGGGGTGCACTACGCTCAGGTTCGGTACAGCTCCACCCTCCAACATGGTCCGGTACAAAAGGTTACCAATGGCACATTTCACCCCGGAGAGTTCCTCTTCTGACGACAGCAGCTGGCCCATGTTGACGTATTTAGCGGCTAAGATTCTAAGCTAACACTTCACAAAATAATGTAGCAGTACTTTCACATttgagcttgtgtgtgtgttgttgttgttgttttttttttaactggtctCTTGCTCGCTTCCTGTCCCACTTCCTTTTCCTGCTCCAGTAGAGTTTTCCAAGACAAGACTGGAGTCGAATTTAGCTGAGCTATAAATGTTGACCTCCCCCTAGCCACGGGGAGCAGAACCCTTCAGCGTATTGCAAAAAGATGGCCCTTTAAAGACGCTGACCCCCGAAAGCCCTCTGACCCCTTTAAATATCAACCCTTCAAAGAGTAAAGTCGTTATTAAAACACTTTTCTCTCCTGTGCTATCTTTGAGTGGATGCAATTGAAAGTAATCCCCTTCATGCTAAAGGAGCAAAAGAAGCCGGAGGCACCAAGGGATTGGAAGTAATAGCTACAAACTGACAAATAGGCCAAGGGCTTTTTATTTAGCTAAATGGAACAGAGAGGCCTTGGTGGTGGCGGTTTTTCCTCTTTCACGAGATTGAATATGGGACAATAGGGTGTGGGAATTTAGGTGGCGTTGGAGATGTTCTTTGTTATCTGGGACAAGGGCTCGGTGGAGTGATACGCCTCTTGACTGCACCTCAGGTTACAGCCAgcagggcctttttttttcaagcttatGCTTATTTTTTCCAGCATTTCACACCGGCAAGGTTTTCCTTTTCTAAGTCCAAATTTTTACtgaagcttttttgtttgtttttcatttttgtggcgGGATGATCAGGATCCcctcgcattaaaaaaatggcaatagTGTCACAGATTTGACTCAAATCACTTACGAAGCAACAATTTCCTCCAAGTGCAACACCAAATTATACATCTGCCTCTCGCCAACAAGTAtaaattacttttttgggggggtggggcaaaGATGTTTTCACTCCTTCTACTTGCCCCCATGCGCACCTTTTGAACAAAAAGCTCCTCCCTCATTCACTTGCGAGGACTGACGTGTCTTGTTGTTTTCGTGTGTGTTCTGCTGTTGACTCACTGCTGACACACTTCACACTCCTCCAGGAGTGATGAATATTTCAATGTGCCCGTGTGCCTATgcctcacacacacgcgtacatGCGCCGTCATCCCGCACCAAATAGATGCACTCATCTACTCAGACTCCGCCTTCCTTCTTTGTAAAGGTCTCTTTTGCATTCGACTTTGAAGATGAGAGTAGTAAGAAGAAGACGATACAGCAAAAGGAAAATGACAAAGTGAGGGCCAGACGTGTTAATGGCAAATCTTACTCACGAGGTGAGCCAAGGCGGAACATTTGGGGAACGATTAAGAGATAAGTGAACAAGGTTTTGGCTTCAAAATGACCTCTTAAAATTGTGTTGATGGGATTTCTATCTCATATTGGACCATGAGTGTTTCGTTATTTCTCAAcattgcttgtaaaaaaaataaaaaattgagggCTTCTTGGTTGAAGAAAAATCCGAATTACACTCAAAGGGACATAATTTACATGTTTGGATATTTAAAAATGGTTCTCCTGCGTCTTCGTCTAAAAACAATTGCAACTAGGCAAACGGCATGAATTTCATGCATTTTCATGCATGtaggcagcacttcatacacGTCATGCACTTTGTCAATTAGAGTGCAGATCCGTACATATGGCGCATGCAGCAGAGGCATCGCCAAACACAACCATCGCATTGACTACCTGTCTGAGTCATTGAGTTAGTGCTGCTTATCAGAAGCTAGCACGGATATGCAAGGCTAATCTGTGCAGCGAAAGAGGGAAAAAACTAAATGCACATGATACAGATGTGCCTTTGCGATAAAAGTGGCAAGTGTTTCAGAAGATTAGAAgtacttcagatttttttttttttgctttgaattgcAAGTCAGAAAAATGGTGCTTTTAGCTCAATACAAAAAAACGATGCCAAAACCCCATCGATGGGTTCCCGAAATCCCCAAAAACTTTTAagcagatatttgaacacatatGCTGGAGCAATACACGtaaacagacaatataacaatactcacagataTCGGGTATATTCGATATCCTTTGCGAAAATGACTCAAATGGAGCATCACAATTTCCAGTGAAATgaagcaacatttttaaaatttgatttttcttttttgcttaaGCTTCCTGTTATACTGTGGGTCAAACTGACAgacttgaaagaaaaataaaagcaatatgtCTAGTGGTGCAAAAAGTGTAATCAACGATAAATACTGATTATATAATTAGATTATaattattcaaatttttttttttactttacttaTGACGCTTTCGGGTCGAACTgaaaatggaacatttttgcGGTTCCTGATGAACATACATAACAGGAGGGTTCATTTCATCAGGTAGTTTGAAATCCTGTCTTAACTTTTAGATGTAATCCCTGTGGAGCAAGGCAAATAGAATCATTCTCCTGTGTGATATCAAGCAATTTGATTTTTACAAAATGGCACTCTTCTCCACCCCGTGGCAGGTTGCATTGTAATTTTGCTGCCTTTCAGAGCCACATTAAAAGCCTTCAAACTTGTCATGTGCGCCTGTGAGATGAATGGTGATTATAATGACCCTGAAAGCCTCTCCGCATGTACATTTAAAACAAGATGAATGGCTCTCTTACTGCTCAGCTTTTCTTTGTGACGTTGCCCACGCATCAGCTTTCACCGGGCCGTGATATGCGATGTGCCCGTGCAGAACGGCAatatcaattctttttttttcttttttttttggcataatTAGCCCCGCTGCTGTTGAGTGGACACATTGCCTAGCGCTAAAACGTATTTCATTCATGACAAGCTTAACTGAAATGAATGTATGGATTAAAAGTATATTATAACGCAACTtcatcatggaaaaaaattaaataaaatgtccaCTTGGAGCTCGTTTTGGCGAATT containing:
- the LOC127610342 gene encoding uncharacterized protein LOC127610342 isoform X1; protein product: MGQLLSSEEELSGVKCAIGNLLYRTMLEGGAVPNLSVVHPLLLANEEPGAHLQAQMLQLQGEIRSRAPTYLKDLIGRLSSFSDEPRLAGLLGLAVTMVMDLLVTSLSRAGKTATGPSSCQRVRELQEVMEEYLKRCRINLADKTRLLQDSLRMEAQLSITLTKLKISLVDGNCDSQSLRFWASGAAFHTQMLIHLAVLEGRDEPLSARAVLEQYKEDLAQMVPAYRCYKRNTVCVVKCRGGQPALSCELQDEGSMTGLMVSDRETGKSVPVALAALEAEIASLSSLNLETITSDQYAQAYVERLFSGEGPVEELKNYFAQASEKLRVLRTGPPGCLTGTDKETGRCEGHTVKIQDETDEMNQNSEEDLKLSIVETHSM
- the LOC127610342 gene encoding uncharacterized protein LOC127610342 isoform X2, whose product is MGQLLSSEEELSGVKCAIGNLLYRTMLEGGAVPNLSVVHPLLLANEEPGAHLQAQMLQLQGEIRSRAPTYLKDLIGRLSSFSDEPRLAGLLGLAVTMRVRELQEVMEEYLKRCRINLADKTRLLQDSLRMEAQLSITLTKLKISLVDGNCDSQSLRFWASGAAFHTQMLIHLAVLEGRDEPLSARAVLEQYKEDLAQMVPAYRCYKRNTVCVVKCRGGQPALSCELQDEGSMTGLMVSDRETGKSVPVALAALEAEIASLSSLNLETITSDQYAQAYVERLFSGEGPVEELKNYFAQASEKLRVLRTGPPGCLTGTDKETGRCEGHTVKIQDETDEMNQNSEEDLKLSIVETHSM